A window of the Sphaerobacter thermophilus DSM 20745 genome harbors these coding sequences:
- a CDS encoding iron-sulfur cluster assembly protein, with translation MAAIDAEQIRQQLAARIRDPAVNLTIGELGIIRDVTLAGDRLTVRIQPCTPDCWPLAMAGIARSIRRFAADHGLQAEIELEPVMLLPEAELREMVGDDVEQDPTRLRELWTRSYTVSLLTVLSQLEASGLAEEEIATLDMADLAARVNSGSFSSRMLDALRHWRRDIGLPESGPVLVDAAGEPITDLPRWRRAARLALLSQRTYGAICRDTRDAYHAPPVAPSDSSVPHDGR, from the coding sequence GTGGCTGCCATCGACGCTGAGCAGATCCGCCAGCAGCTCGCGGCGCGCATCCGCGACCCCGCCGTCAACCTCACCATCGGCGAGCTCGGGATCATCCGAGACGTCACACTCGCCGGGGACCGCCTGACGGTTCGGATCCAGCCGTGTACCCCGGACTGCTGGCCGCTGGCCATGGCGGGCATCGCCCGCAGCATCCGTCGCTTCGCCGCCGACCACGGCCTCCAGGCCGAGATCGAGCTGGAGCCGGTCATGCTGTTGCCGGAGGCGGAGCTGCGGGAGATGGTCGGGGACGACGTCGAGCAAGACCCCACCCGCCTCCGTGAATTGTGGACCCGGAGCTACACCGTCAGCCTGCTCACCGTCCTCAGCCAGCTTGAGGCAAGCGGGCTTGCCGAGGAAGAGATCGCCACGCTCGACATGGCCGATCTGGCCGCGCGGGTCAACAGCGGGTCATTCTCCAGCCGGATGCTCGACGCGCTTCGCCACTGGCGACGCGATATTGGGCTCCCGGAGTCCGGCCCGGTGCTCGTCGACGCCGCCGGCGAACCGATCACCGACCTGCCCCGCTGGCGCCGCGCCGCTCGCCTGGCCCTGCTCAGTCAGCGGACCTATGGCGCCATCTGTCGGGACACCCGCGACGCTTACCATGCGCCCCCGGTTGCTCCGTCCGACTCGTCCGTGCCGCACGACGGGAGGTGA
- a CDS encoding class I SAM-dependent methyltransferase, whose amino-acid sequence MTDHVTVPVRLEQVACDLCGADDAEPLLDLDDILAGTTPDRFRLVRCRRCGLRYLNPRPVAEELARFYPEDYAPFTRRGIAARVRDWQRRRDVASLWRYLGPPARVLDVGCGTGDLLRAIRDRGNPEVLGIEPSPQAVRIARERWDLDVRQGDLHTVQLPAASVDAVLLSHVIEHLPSPSATLAEITRVLRPGGALILWLPNAASWAARFWRENWIGYDVPRHLYAFTPATLGALLARHGFTVTEIRHEWLGLEWSWGLRLWARRRWGRGRLDRAFAAFHPALTALLTPFSAAAALTGHAGRILVVAHRTGECSARDLDKLMATGRQ is encoded by the coding sequence GTGACTGACCACGTCACCGTCCCGGTCCGGCTGGAACAGGTCGCTTGCGACCTCTGCGGCGCTGACGACGCCGAGCCCCTGCTCGATCTCGACGACATCCTGGCGGGAACCACGCCCGACCGTTTCCGCCTGGTCCGCTGCCGGCGCTGCGGCCTGCGCTACCTCAATCCCCGTCCTGTGGCTGAGGAGCTGGCGCGCTTCTACCCGGAGGATTACGCGCCCTTCACCCGGCGCGGGATCGCGGCCCGCGTGCGCGACTGGCAGCGCCGGCGCGATGTGGCTTCTCTGTGGCGCTACCTGGGGCCGCCGGCACGGGTGCTGGACGTGGGCTGCGGCACCGGCGACCTCCTGCGCGCCATCCGAGACCGTGGGAATCCGGAGGTGCTCGGCATCGAGCCGAGCCCACAGGCGGTACGGATCGCCCGCGAGCGCTGGGATCTCGACGTACGCCAGGGCGACCTCCACACCGTCCAGCTTCCTGCAGCGAGCGTGGACGCGGTCCTGCTCTCCCACGTCATCGAGCATCTCCCCTCTCCCTCGGCCACGCTCGCGGAGATCACCCGCGTGCTCCGGCCCGGAGGCGCGCTCATCCTGTGGCTCCCGAATGCGGCCTCCTGGGCAGCGCGGTTCTGGAGGGAGAATTGGATCGGCTACGACGTTCCCCGCCACCTGTACGCGTTCACGCCCGCAACCCTGGGCGCGCTCCTTGCCCGCCATGGCTTCACCGTGACTGAGATTCGCCACGAGTGGCTCGGCCTGGAGTGGTCCTGGGGGCTGCGCCTGTGGGCGCGTCGCCGCTGGGGTCGCGGCCGGCTCGACCGCGCCTTCGCGGCCTTCCACCCTGCGCTCACCGCGCTGCTCACCCCGTTCTCCGCCGCGGCCGCGCTCACCGGCCATGCCGGCCGAATCCTCGTCGTTGCGCACCGAACAGGCGAGTGTTCGGCACGGGATCTTGACAAACTGATGGCAACAGGCAGACAATAG